The Nostoc sp. PCC 7524 nucleotide sequence ATTTAATTATGGTATAAAAACATATTTAGTTAAAATTACTACTTTACTGTAGCTTTAAAAAATCGGTAAACCAGGTAATCAAAAATTTAAAGTCTTCAGGCGGGACTGTCAGTATAAAATTGGTGATTTTTTTGGGGATCTGAGAAAATTGACCACTAATCCAATTAGTCTTCATTCAAAAAAGCTATGACTGATCGCTTCCACTGTCCCCGATACAACATCAGCCCCAAACAAATTGATAATCCAGAATTAGATGAGGGATTATGTGATTTTTGCTGGTACGAATACTGTTTTTGTTGGGCTGATTATTGTCTAGATGGATGGCTGCAAGCACAAACAAACGGTACTTCAACCATTACCAACACTCAAGTAACAATGGAAACGAGGCCGTTGTGACCTCGCTTTTTGTGGATAGCGATTCTCAGACTCCTACTGAAAACCGCTATTAATATCTAAGTGGTAATTGAGACTTCACAATTACTTACATTCATTAAGTAACTTTGGCATTTGCTGCTCTATCTTTTTAGCTGTCTGTTCTTCCTGCTGCAAGTTTTGCTGTAGCAGTTGTACGACTTGCTGTTGTCCCATCTTTTCAGCAACTTTAATCAAACCACGGTAGCAAGCGATTTCCAATTGTTCGACCTTAGCTTGACATCCTGCCAATCCCAAATTGAGAACTTGCTGACTCTCCGCAGCTAGTAGCATGAACTTCTGCCCATCACTGATTAGACCAGCCGCAGCATCACAGGTGACGCGCTTTGGTTCTTGTCCCAAAGCTTTGAACACCTGTTCTAAGTTCTGAATTTGTTGTTCTGTTTCCCGAATATGGGTTTCGATTAAAGACCTGAACTCGTTATTTTGACAACACTGCAACATAGTCTGTTGCGCTTCCCAAAAGCGATTTTCAGCATCGTACATCGCACAAACTTCGTAGATAAATTTCTCTTGTAAGTTGGTGATTTTGGATGTAGCGGGACGTTCTCTTAGTTGAACCATTGTTCTTCTCCTAAAGTTCGGATACCAAGTT carries:
- a CDS encoding YciE/YciF ferroxidase family protein, with protein sequence MVQLRERPATSKITNLQEKFIYEVCAMYDAENRFWEAQQTMLQCCQNNEFRSLIETHIRETEQQIQNLEQVFKALGQEPKRVTCDAAAGLISDGQKFMLLAAESQQVLNLGLAGCQAKVEQLEIACYRGLIKVAEKMGQQQVVQLLQQNLQQEEQTAKKIEQQMPKLLNECK